A stretch of DNA from Phoenix dactylifera cultivar Barhee BC4 unplaced genomic scaffold, palm_55x_up_171113_PBpolish2nd_filt_p 000557F, whole genome shotgun sequence:
TAAAATGGCAAACACCAGCATCTCCATGAACGAAATGGCACTCGACACTAATCAAGCCATGCATGCAAGCATTTTCATGCAAATGCCCTAATATACAACCAATGTTCAACTCACCTCTCTCTTAAGTAGCTAGCACTGGCAAAGTAGATCGGAGCATCGACGCGGAGTATGATCACTCCAGGTACACTCTGGGCCACCGGATACTGGTCCATTCGTTGGTAGATCATTGAATTTGGAATGTTGCCGAGCACGGTAGTCCTCGGCCTTGCCACGAACAATAAAACCCTAAATATGGAGATTGCAACCTGCATGCATGCGATATTTGTATCATTCTTCTCTTGCTAGGACATGTAATGCAAGCCTATCAAATTGGACAAGGTTCAAAGAACACATACTGCAATGACTAATCCTATCTCTACGCTACCGAAGACGACCCCCAAGTATGCGCCCAAGCACACGCAGAAGTCGATCTTGTCGACTTGCCAGAGGTGGATTGCTGCCTCGTAGTCAATGAGTCCAAGCATTGCTGCAATGATAATGGAGGAGAGGACCACCAGAGGCGTGTAGTGGAACAATGGTGTTAGGAACAATAGTGTGATCATCACCGCAGCTGCCATCACTACATTCGACATCGCCGTCTTGCAACCGGCATTGTAGTTCACAGCCGATCGTGAAAATGGCCCTAATATCGGTAgattattttcagttaaaatGTGCATATATTGAACAATAACATTTGCTATATATCTACAAATCTGCATATAGTCGAACATACCAGTAGTCAAGTAGCACGATGTTAGCGATCCACCGATGTTCATCATCCCAAAAGCAATCATCTCTTTGTTGCCGTCGATGTGGTAGTTCTTGAACATGGCAAAACTCCGTCCAACTGCGATCCCTTCCTGCGGGAACATGATGACAAATTTGGTCACCAAAGTTGGCCAAGTCAAAATTTAGACCTAGCTAGCAACTATGAGGTAAATGACCCCCATCCGACATCATGGGCTTTATAGCTGCCAATGGCTCAGATTGTCTTGATCAAGAGGGCTTACGGCTAGGACGATGATCCCGGTGACTATGCCGGTCTTCAGTGCGACCATCATGTATGGCGGCGAAAAGGTCAAACTGGTCACCGACGGTGGATTTAGGCCCTTCTTTAGGTAACCAATCTGCAAAATAATGAGCCATGATATATGAAATACCATTGACTTGCTTTGGATTGTAATTAATTTGAAATGCTAGTTTAAACGCTAGTCTTCCGATCAAAATCAGATGATGGATGGATGTGCTGCTGGTGAACATCTTGGTCCATGGACTCGCTCAGTTGTCAAGAGTGTAGCCCAAACAAACCTATTTTGAGATAATTTAGGTCCGCTAGCACAGTTTGATCTCAATCGGATGGCTATTGTTGTTCCAAGAGGATTGCAGGACTCACCACTTGGACGCCATGGTTTTCAGCATGAGTAAGGTACACCAGAAGGCTTCCCAGTATCACTGATGTTAGTGGCGCAGCCGCGGAAACCCAGAAGaacttgggccgtctcttgctCTGATTAATTTGAGTCATGAAAATAATTACTAAAATGATTgctatattcttgcaataattaaataagataataattcTTATATAGAAATAACTAACTaaaactactttttttttttaagggttTTTGTTGCttgaatatccttctaaaaatttaaatttgcgtAAATATcaacttaaaatttatatttatttctgtactctcataaaacactgtttttgcacaaatacccctaatataacagttcttctgataccgttaataaaaactatatttattttaattaaaaataaaataaaattttgaaattacttttttgttctCCATCGTGATCGccttattaatattttttttgcatatttaccCATTAATGGTATTTtactcattttaatttaaaactattaattttttaatgacgTTAGACGGAGTAGGTACatatgaaaaaaatagagataaaaaaggtagaataacaaaacaagtgttttacgagggtatatatgtaaatataaattttggaagggtattcatgcaattcgatatttaaaaaaatattcatgcaaaaaaaaacattttgttCAAATGAcacctatttttatttctatacattaaacTTCATCATTAATTGATAAAGCATTGAATATCTATGTCAAGAGGGTCAAGGCTTCGGAACAACATTATGAGATTCTACGATAAATCTTTCTAATTCATTGTTAAATATTTTGTTTGCCGACTCCCATATATGTATTTACACCTGGTAGGtttcatttatccaattttcccaaaaaaaaaaggtcaaggGCTTCTCCAACTTGGGCCCAGCCCATAGAACAAATTGAGCCTAAGTTGTGTAGATTTGGACTGAAACCACTGACTCAAACTTCCAGGATGGGTCAGGCCAGTTAGTGGTGGTCCGGGCCTAACTTTAAGGAGACGACCAATCACAGAATGTATGTTTGGGCTTTGGCTGTTGGCATTCAATTATTCACCACCAAATCATTAGCCAAGCACTCCTGCCATAAAACTGTACCTGTTCAGCTTTTGGCAAGTCAAAGCTGCAAGATATTGGATCAGAGAACTACACTCAGTTTCAGATGCGACCTATAGTAATACTTCTTTTTAGGCATGGATATATATTAACCATATCTCAGCATTTACTTTATTAAGTTTTTGAGACAACGGTGATTTTAATATGGTGTTAGAGCAGAGGTTCTGAGTTCAAATCTTACCTCCGCACTCTTTAActccattattaaaaatattatatattgggCTCACCCATTAAAAAGAAAGTCCGGTCCATATGTAAGAaggagtgtaagaaaatataaaatatataaataaatctactgcATCCTATCAACTTAAGTTTTTGAAAAAGTGGTGATTTCAATATGGTATCAAAACCCTGCTCCGCACTCTTTAACCCCATTCTCATCAATTAAAAGAAAAGTCCGGCCCATATATgagagaaaatataaaaaatataaaaatatataaataaatctatctcatcctatcagcttaagcttttgggacaagTAATGATTTCAACATACTCAACCTACCTACCAATCTCTGATCACAATATATAATGGAAGAAGGCACTTGGGGTTCTTCTCTCTGTTAACATTTGCTCATTAGATGGTCACATAGAACTTACGGTATAAGCAAATTCTGTTCCTAACATTTGTTAGATCCCACCTTTGATGGATTATTTACCTTAAATTTTGTTCACAATTAGCAGTAGGTTACAAGAATGCATGGACATGTAAAAGAAGCCAACGTTGGCTCAATTATGTGAATGATGACCACCGACACAAAGGTTGGGCAAGGACATTCACATGTTCTCATTGGAAGAGGGGTGGAATCATTTGCCCCGGACAAGATGTCAGTATGTCACGGGCGTGTGTTGTGATGTGAACAATAGAGAATTTTGTAGCATTCTAACGTTTCTGGGCACTCGTTTCTTTATCTTTGTTTGTCTATTATATAATCCTTCAcattgatatcttatttctcttAGTTTATGTTCATGTTGTCTGTCTTCCTATTTTAGTTCTAAAGATCAACTAAAGATGGTTACAGATGGGGATAAAACTTCATGGCCAAGTCCctctttctgtttttccaagtgTTTTGCATGGTAATTGTTCCATTATGTTTGTGAAATTAAAGATTGTTGGTGCTAGCTCCCACCATATTTTTAAGAAGAATAAATGAAATACCCTTGGGTGCCAATAAAAAATTAACGTATATAGTTCTTAGGTTATGCTGATGCATATAAATAAAATGCTATGGTTTTTTAGTCATTTATCAACTCAGGAATTTACACAAGGCTATGCTCAAATTGCAGAATCTTCTATTTGATAATTAATACAGAAAAGgttgacaattttttttttcttatatcaGGCTTTTAAGATCGTTGCTTTCACTTGATGACTTGCCTAGCTATGTAGCTTAGAATGATCCTTGAAGGACAGAATGTTCTCATGGTATGTCTCCTATCtctctatctttcttttttcttttggtagttctcatctttctcatctttttttttggtacaattttCTTTGGCCTTTCATGGGCATACCTTTATATCCGACTTAAATGAaatattcttatttttcaatGAGAATGATTAGCTTCATCCATGCACATCCAATTCCAGAGATAATAATACTGCGTACCAAGAATCTTgcgaggagaaggaagaagaggaagctgcATCCAAGAACCACACTTTCCCACCTCCACTGCAAGAAATAGGCCCCAACCACCACCAACCATTAGAAAGAGGAGTAGAATATCTTAATTGTAGAATTTCCATTGCTATAAGAAAAATGAGAGCAGGTACAAAATAAAAGGTGGTCCTTAAGGGttcttttctaaaaataattaacttactacaaccatatatatatatatggtggtATAAATAATGCTTATATTATCATTTTGTTATGTTGATTGTGTAGCACTGTTATAACAGTTTTCTCTCAAAATTAAAACACTATTTTAACGGTCATATGTATGGTGGTGGCATTTCTATGTTTCTAAGTCCATCATAATGTTTTTGATGCATGAGGGGATTACATTGAAATAATACTAAGGCCTGACTTGGGCAATATATTATGGTACTTTTTACATACATTATGTCCTACACTATTATCATGTCCATTGGATAACAGTATAGCGACAAATCATGCAGTATGTACGTCGGTCACTGTCGATATATATATTTCCATGTATAAAAGGTTTAGTGAGTCCTGAGATATGCATGACATGTTTAAAGAGATTCCTCCATATGCTATGGACTATTAATTTCCATGTCCAAATCAATTGAATTATTATAAAAAGGCAGATCAAATGGGCTATTTCCATAAGTATGATTGTTATTTATAAAAGTGGCAAGAACCTGGTGggtttgagtgaagatagattccaTGACAGAGACAAGGTCAGTGGCTGTGGTGAAATGTTGGAGGCCTAGCATCCCCTTTAGCTGCTGGAGGCACACCACTGTGGCTGCTCCCCCCATGAAGCCCACTATTGTTGCATGTGAGAGGAAGTCCACTATGAAACCAAGCCTGCAATCACAGATGAATTCAATCATGAATAGAACAAGCTAGAGAAGTATTTAGTTTTTATTGCAGAGGATgagaagaaagacaaaagaaGCATCTCCTTTTAAGTATGATCCTCCAATCTTCCTTTTCCTCTCGTAAACAATTTTTCCCTAGTTGTCAGCTCTGACAAAACTAATCACTAggccttctctctttctctctcttcaacaaaaaaaaaaaaaaaaactaggcgACTTGGTGACCACTCAAAAAATcaaaaggcctccaaagctcacCAGAAAACAAATTCCTCTGTCCTCTTTATCCACTATATGTTATTGTTTTCTTCCTCTTTGTAGCCCCTTCCCACCCTCTCATGTTATTTGCTTGGCATCACCCCGAATACACTTACTAATGCTCTtcactcttccttttcttttttctttttttcatattttttacatatat
This window harbors:
- the LOC103719682 gene encoding sulfate transporter 3.1-like gives rise to the protein MVMANANLVFPGTVTGEECMRRVPVPPSQPFLETFHANLKETFFPDDPFRQFKHERGFRKLILGLQYFIPILQWVPSYSFSLFKSDFVAGITIASLAIPQGISYAKLANLPPILGLYSSFVPPLIYATMGSSRDLAVGTVAVASLLMASMLGKEVSASQNPRLYLHLAFTATFFAGVLQATLGLLRLGFIVDFLSHATIVGFMGGAATVVCLQQLKGMLGLQHFTTATDLVSVMESIFTQTHQWRWESVVLGCSFLFFLLLARFLSKRRPKFFWVSAAAPLTSVILGSLLVYLTHAENHGVQVIGYLKKGLNPPSVTSLTFSPPYMMVALKTGIVTGIIVLAEGIAVGRSFAMFKNYHIDGNKEMIAFGMMNIGGSLTSCYLTTGPFSRSAVNYNAGCKTAMSNVVMAAAVMITLLFLTPLFHYTPLVVLSSIIIAAMLGLIDYEAAIHLWQVDKIDFCVCLGAYLGVVFGSVEIGLVIAVAISIFRVLLFVARPRTTVLGNIPNSMIYQRMDQYPVAQSVPGVIILRVDAPIYFASASYLRERISRWIDEEEDKLKSKTKTSLQYVILDLGAVSSIDTSGISMLVEVKKSMDRRGLQLVLANPGGEVMKKLDKSEVLETIGHEWIFLTVGDAVAACNFTLHTCKPGAGTDDAMVGDNIV